Genomic DNA from Helicobacter pylori NQ4053:
GTGGCACTGCAACGCCAAAAAATCCCCTATTTACAAGATTTTGACACCAAACTCACCAAAAAGGGGTTTGGAAAACTCACTTAAAAAGGAGCGATTATGGCAAAAGAAATTTTAGTGGCTTATGGCGTGGATATTGATGCGGTGGCTGGTTGGCTGGGGAGCTATGGTGGGGAGGATTCGCCTGATGATATTTCGCGCGGGCTTTTTGCTGGGGAAGTGGGGATCCCACGGCTTTTGAAATTGTTTAAAAAATACCATCTCCCGGCGACTTGGTTTGCGCCGGGGCATTCTATTGAAACTTTTCCAGAGCAAATGAAAATGATCGTGGATGCAGGGCATGAAGTGGGTGCACATGGGTATTCGCATGAAAACCCTATCGCTATGACGGCCAAGCAAGAAGAAGATGTTTTGTTAAAAAGCGTTGAGTTGATTAAAGATCTCACCGGCAAAGCCCCCACAGGCTATGTGGCACCGTGGTGGGAGTTTTCTAATATCACTAATGAATTGCTTTTAAAACACGGCTTCAAATACGACCACTCGCTCATGCACAATGATTTCACGCCCTATTATGTGCGCGTGGGGGATAGTTGGAGCAAGATTGATTATAGTTTGGAAGCCAAGGATTGGATGAAGCCTTTAATCCGTGGGGTGGAAACCGATCTGGTGGAAATCCCTGCGAACTGGTATTTGGACGATTTACCGCCGATGATGTTTATCAAAAAATCCCCCAATAGTTTTGGTTTTGTAAGCCCACGCGATATAGGGCAAATGTGGATCGATCAATTTGATTGGGTTTATCGTGAGATGGATTATGCGGTGTTTAGCATGACAATCCACCCTGATGTGAGCGCCCGCCCGCAAGTGTTGCTCATGCATGAAAAAATCATTGAGCATATCAACAAGCACGAGGGCGTGCGTTGGGTAACATTCAATGAAATCGCTGACGATTTCTTAAAACGAAACCCCAGAAAAAAATAGCGGTTGAGATCGCATCTAAGTTGGTGTGGATTTAGTGGGATTCACACTAACTGCTACAAATAAACTTTCAATTCATTCTCCATTAGTTTGATTGTTTTATTGAGAATTTGTTCATCTAAAGGTTTGAAATTTTTGTGTATGGGTTGGTTTATGTCTCTTTCGCCTTTGAGTAAGGTTACTATATTTAGATTCACGCTTTCAAAGTAGCTCATTATAGAATGCGTGGGTTTTGATCCCAATAGGGTTTCTGGCAAAGCTGAATAATCCCCTCCTAATTGACTTTCTAGCTGAAATAAATAACAAGATATATTTGGATATAAAGTTTTAAGGAGATGAAAATCTACTAGTATTCGCTTTAGCATAGCATTTTCCGTATAGGCTTTACACTCTATCCCCATAACCAATTGATTGTCCACAAATATATGTTTATCAACGCTCAATCCGTAATAATAATCTTTCTTACGCTCTAATATATATGCCCTTACTTGTTTGTTAACTATACTTTCTATATAGCTATCTTTGATAGGAATTTTTATTTTATTAGAATTTATTTCAAGCCTATTAGCTTTAGCGCCAATATTTTGCCATGCTATTTTTACAATCTCTTCGCTGATATTTTCTAGTAATTTGCCTTTAGCGCTTCTTATAACTCCGCCATATGCCCTGTCATCTTGATTTGAAGCATCTTCATCAATCACTTTAACCACGCTATTATAAGCTTGTATAATATCTTTTATAGAACCCACATTAAACCCCTGCGTTAAAGAGATTTGTTGTCTCTTTTAATCTCTCTTTTGCCACTTCACAATACTTTTCGCTAATGTCTATGCCTATGAATCTGCGTCCTAGTTGTTTGGCGACTTTTGTCGTTGTCCCTGCACCATTAAATGGGTCTAACACAATATCATTTTGATAGGAAAATAGCTTTAAACACCGCTTTACTAATTCTTCTGGGAACATTGCATCATGCCCGTATTGTTTCATGTTGCGTTCTGGAGCAAAGTTCCACTTTCCATAAACCCACTTTTTAAACTCATCATCGGTTATGTCAATGCTGTTTTTATCGCCCTCTTTTTTAAGGTTATTTTTGCAAAAAATTTCAATAAACTCCCACGAATATTTTAAATAGGGTGCAGCAGGGCTTTTCCAGCTTCCCCAAGTGCAGTATTTGCAGTTGTAGTTATTCTTTTCCCATAAAATCTCGCCTTTCCAAATAAGCCCTTCATCAATGAAAAATTTGCTGATAAAATGGTGTGTAGGGATATAATCGCTAAACATAGGTTGGATATTGACAATGATTCGTCCTCCGCTTTTTAATACACGAATACACTCTTTAAAAATGGCAAAAAGCGTGTTGAAATACTCTTGCCAAAGATTTGTATCCTGCGTTGCGTTGTAATTGATGCCAAAGTTGTAAGGTGGCGAAGTTAGCACTATATCTATGCAATTATTTGGGAGCTTTTTTAAAAACTCCAAGCTATCTTCGCAGTAAATTTGATTAAGACAGCTTTGAATCTCATTTGTCTCCTTGCTAAACTCTTTTTTGTAAGATTCGTAAGCCAATCTTGTCTTTGCGTTTTGCTTTTTGTTGGCGACTTTTTTGGCTTTGTTGAAGCTCTTAAACACGATTTTGCCATTTTGACTAGAAAATGAGCGAATTTTATACAACTCCTCTAATGTCTTTTGAACCAGCGTATTTTGTGTAGTAGATTCAAGCGTTTTTAAATCCACAATGTCAAAATTAAGCGTGATATTTGAAGGATTAACAATTGATTCAATACCGCAAGATTGTAACAATGAAAGCGCATCTGTTATCTCATCTGATGCATAAATATTTTCTAGCGTAAGAGTTCTATAATCCTGCATTAAATTTCCTACAATAAACAATTAAATAGCACTAGATTTATTCTTGTTTTTTTCAGTAAAATTGTAGCATGATTTAGGTTTAAAAGGTTGAAAGATGTGCGTTTTATGCGGGGAGCTTATCAGTTCTTTTCACTGGAGTGATGAAAATTATGGGACCAATGGGAGCGATAGTTATGAGATTGATGAAAATTTGAGAAAGCCAAATGCACTTATTAGCACCAATGAAAACGCCAGAGAACGCAAAAGAGCACGGCTCAAACGAGTAAGATTACTCAATCAAATCCTGGCGTTTTATGGGCTAAAAATTGATGATTGGCAAGGCGCGAAATTTGTGTTGCACGATAAAAAAGGGCAGAGCGTGATCGTGAATAATTTAGGCGATTTGTGGGATAAGGCGCAAAACTTAGCCAAAAAAGAGATGGACGCGCTAGATTCTCATCTGTTAGCGTTTTTAAATCAAAATGCAAACGCCATTCACTGATGCCCAAAATCCCTATCACGCTCATCACCGGTTTTTTAGGCAGCGGTAAAACGAGTTTTTTAAGCGAATATTTAAATCAAATAGATCACCAAGGCGTCGCTCTTATCATCAATGAAATCGGTCAAGCCGCTTTGGATCAGCGTATCTTAAGCGTTCAATATTGCGGTGAAAAAATGCTCTATCTTAACGCAGGGTGCGTGTGTTGCAACAAACGCTTAGATTTAGTGGAGTCTCTAAAAGCCACGCTCAACAACTATGAATGGCGCAGCGAAATTCTAAAGCGCATCATCATTGAAACCACCGGTTTAGCCAACCCGGCTCCGATTTTATGGACGATTTTGAGCGATGTTTTTTTAGGGGCGCATTTTGAAATTCAAAGCGTGGTGGCTTGCGTGGATGTTTTGAACGCTAAAACGCATTTAACAAACAACGAAGCTAAAGAGCAAATCGTTTTTGCTGATAGCGTTTTATTGACCAAAACGGATTTGCAAAACGACAGCACGGCTTTAACAAAACTAAAAGAGCGAATACAATCCCTTAACCCTAGCGCAGAAATTTTTGACAAGAAAAATATAGATTACGAAAGCTTTTTTTTACGCAACAATAGGGCGCGAAATTTTATGCCAAGAATACCAAAAGATTCGCACTCGCAAGGCTTTGAGACTTTAAGCGTTAGTTTTGAAGGGGCGATGGAGTGGAGCGCGTTTGGGATTTGGCTGAGTTTGTTGTTGCATCAATACGGCACACAGATTTTACGCATCAAGGGGATTATTGACATTGGAAGCGATCTTTTGGTGAGTATTAACGGCGTGATGCATGTCATTTACCCGCCTAAACATATTTTAAAGGATCAAAACGGCTCTAACCTTGTTTTTATCATGCGCCATTTAGAGCGTGAAAAAATCTTAAATTCCTTAAAGGGTTTTAAGGATTTTCTCGGCATCAAGGGTTTTGAAACCCCATAATTTTTCTATTTATTGGTAGCCGTTTGCATTTTGATAGGGAAAAGAACGATAAAGCTTAAAACCAAACACACCCCACAAATGACAAAAATCAAAACATAGCCCAAATCCCCTAAAAAGATCGTAAAAAGATACGAGAAAAGTGCTTGGAAAATGCCAAAAGAAAACACCACCCACGAAGACGCTTTAGCGAAATGCTTTGCGCCTGCAATTTTTAAAGCCATCATGCTGAATAAATTGATATTGGCGGTTGTGGCCGCTCCCATT
This window encodes:
- a CDS encoding polysaccharide deacetylase family protein, with protein sequence MAKEILVAYGVDIDAVAGWLGSYGGEDSPDDISRGLFAGEVGIPRLLKLFKKYHLPATWFAPGHSIETFPEQMKMIVDAGHEVGAHGYSHENPIAMTAKQEEDVLLKSVELIKDLTGKAPTGYVAPWWEFSNITNELLLKHGFKYDHSLMHNDFTPYYVRVGDSWSKIDYSLEAKDWMKPLIRGVETDLVEIPANWYLDDLPPMMFIKKSPNSFGFVSPRDIGQMWIDQFDWVYREMDYAVFSMTIHPDVSARPQVLLMHEKIIEHINKHEGVRWVTFNEIADDFLKRNPRKK
- a CDS encoding CobW family GTP-binding protein, which gives rise to MPKIPITLITGFLGSGKTSFLSEYLNQIDHQGVALIINEIGQAALDQRILSVQYCGEKMLYLNAGCVCCNKRLDLVESLKATLNNYEWRSEILKRIIIETTGLANPAPILWTILSDVFLGAHFEIQSVVACVDVLNAKTHLTNNEAKEQIVFADSVLLTKTDLQNDSTALTKLKERIQSLNPSAEIFDKKNIDYESFFLRNNRARNFMPRIPKDSHSQGFETLSVSFEGAMEWSAFGIWLSLLLHQYGTQILRIKGIIDIGSDLLVSINGVMHVIYPPKHILKDQNGSNLVFIMRHLEREKILNSLKGFKDFLGIKGFETP
- a CDS encoding DNA-methyltransferase, whose amino-acid sequence is MQDYRTLTLENIYASDEITDALSLLQSCGIESIVNPSNITLNFDIVDLKTLESTTQNTLVQKTLEELYKIRSFSSQNGKIVFKSFNKAKKVANKKQNAKTRLAYESYKKEFSKETNEIQSCLNQIYCEDSLEFLKKLPNNCIDIVLTSPPYNFGINYNATQDTNLWQEYFNTLFAIFKECIRVLKSGGRIIVNIQPMFSDYIPTHHFISKFFIDEGLIWKGEILWEKNNYNCKYCTWGSWKSPAAPYLKYSWEFIEIFCKNNLKKEGDKNSIDITDDEFKKWVYGKWNFAPERNMKQYGHDAMFPEELVKRCLKLFSYQNDIVLDPFNGAGTTTKVAKQLGRRFIGIDISEKYCEVAKERLKETTNLFNAGV